One window from the genome of Yarrowia lipolytica chromosome 1B, complete sequence encodes:
- a CDS encoding uncharacterized protein (Compare to YALI0B20680g, similar to uniprot|O13939 Schizosaccharomyces pombe Probable beta-adaptin clatharin assembly protein, similar to Saccharomyces cerevisiae APL6 (YGR261C); ancestral locus Anc_5.45), with product MSDPFAKIGAVLESAKELTLEAAVSASSRLLVDDAPLSAEEIKKLLNARSDRDRLAGMRQVIGFMSKGRGEEAQQFFPDVMRNTASQSLDMRKLVFVYLIRYAPMEHDLALMSVNTIQKSLSDSSPTVRSLGVRVLSSLRVPAISGIVLFAIKKGVTDVSPLVRRAVAGAIAKCYDVDPSTFPQLVEFLQQLLADKNVHVVGSAIMSMLLICPDRLDLIHPIYRRLCRIIPQLDTFAAASVIDLLVRYNRTNIAPPKGNNSVDADTALLLSALYPAIENSLSPVFIMSAVSAVYALCPGQVQPVYQETIEVGLVRLLKNETLEVALTMIKQIILQRDQPNAFSTHVHRFVVFPDDTASVALLKIAIMASIKGPRQFVLSELKHYATSTSYEREVQAAAVSAIGSCASGGTNKESDSLVTWLLRQIRSEAPTLSECLTCVRLLIQQQPQKHVATVTKLARIYTTLDTSAETSPAKASVVWLVSEFVSVAPEVGEALLYSALKNVAYEDTPVRAQIMDLASKVYLFRINEVGKAAEGELTEEKQIEFSRSFVGQLYSHALYCGRFDPSYEIRDKVRRLGALLSNPASTELATLMLQAPKQAPKVDSTNTEGGLELNTASAVLGTPLSGYVSLPPWEKDLSVLPDARLRDEPEEVVHMDTEKVVTGISHKELPSMSSNGTNGMTATKPKLQKQTLDEFFADTVGSEDSSEEEECDSDDDDGEEEDEEEKDEEEEDEEEEDEGEEDEEEEEDESSEEDSSDDDQPASQSPVPASQSLLHEENPFANS from the coding sequence ATGTCCGATCCGTTTGCGAAAATCGGAGCGGTGTTGGAGTCAGCCAAAGAGCTGACTCTTGAAGCTGCAGTATCAGCATCATCACGACTTCTGGTAGACGACGCTCCCCTGTCAGCGGAGGAAATCAAAAAGCTTCTTAATGCGCGCAGCGACCGTGACAGATTGGCGGGTATGCGCCAGGTCATTGGTTTCATGTCCAAGGGCAGAGGAGAGGAAGCTCAGCAGTTCTTTCCGGACGTGATGCGAAACACGGCGTCCCAGTCTCTTGACATGCGCAAGCTCGTGTTTGTGTATCTGATCCGTTACGCTCCCATGGAGCACGATCTGGCTCTTATGAGCGTCAACACCATTCAAAAGTCGCTCTCTGATTCGTCTCCCACTGTCAGATCTCTCGGAGTCCGAGTTCTTAGCTCCCTGAGGGTCCCGGCCATCTCAGGAATTGTTCTCTTTGCTATCAAGAAGGGTGTGACCGATGTTTCGCCATTAGTCCGAAGAGCTGTCGCAGGAGCTATCGCCAAGTGCTACGACGTGGATCCTTCCACATTCCCACAGTTGGTCGAGTTcttgcagcagctgctggccgACAAGAACGTTCATGTTGTCGGGTCGGCTATCATGTCCATGCTTCTCATCTGCCCCGACCGCCTCGACCTCATCCATCCCATCTACAGGCGTCTCTGCAGAATCATCCCCCAGCTCGACACGTTCGCAGCAGCTTCCGTCATTGATCTGCTAGTAAGATACAACCGTACCAATATTGCGCCACCAAAGGGCAACAATTCTGTCGACGCGGACACAGCTCTGCTTTTGTCGGCTCTTTATCCGGCCATTGAGAACTCATTGTCGCCTGTCTTCATCATGAGTGCAGTCAGTGCAGTCTACGCTCTATGCCCTGGACAAGTCCAGCCGGTTTACCAGGAGACCATCGAGGTGGGACTCGTGAGATTGCTCAAGAATGAGACCTTGGAAGTCGCTCTGACCATGATCAAGCAAATTATTCTTCAGAGAGACCAACCCAACGCATTTTCCACCCATGTTCATCGGTTTGTGGTCTTTCCCGACGACACCGCGTCCGTGGCTCTGCTAAAAATTGCCATCATGGCTTCAATCAAGGGCCCACGACAGTTTGTGTTGTCGGAACTCAAGCATTATGCTACCTCCACCTCTTACGAGCGCGAGGTTCAAGCAGCCGCTGTCTCGGCCATTGGATCCTGCGCCTCTGGGGGAACTAACAAGGAGTCCGACTctctggtcacgtggttgcTTCGTCAGATTCGATCTGAAGCACCCACTTTGTCCGAGTGTCTTACCTGTGTGCGTTTGTTGAttcaacagcagcctcagAAGCACGTCGCCACGGTGACTAAGCTGGCCAGAATTTATACTACGCTTGACACATCGGCTGAGACATCTCCTGCTAAGGCTTCTGTGGTTTGGCTTGTCTCCGAGTTCGTGTCTGTCGCCCCCGAAGTTGGAGAGGCTCTTCTTTACTCGGCATTAAAAAACGTTGCATATGAGGACACACCTGTTCGAGCCCAGATTATGGATCTGGCTTCCAAGGTGTACCTGTTCCGAATCAATGAGGTTGGCAAGGCAGCTGAAGGAGAACTCACTGAAGAAAAACAGATTGAGTTTTCCAGGTCGTTTGTTGGACAGTTGTATTCGCACGCTCTCTACTGTGGTCGATTTGATCCTTCATATGAGATCCGAGATAAGGTGCGACGTCTAGGAGCGTTACTCAGCAATCCTGCATCTACTGAACTGGCTACCCTAATGCTCCAGGCTCCCAAGCAGGCTCCCAAGGTGGACAGCACAAACACCGAGGGCGGTTTGGAGCTTAACACTGCTTCTGCGGTACTTGGAACACCTCTTAGTGGGTATGTTTCCCTGCCTCCTTGGGAAAAGGATCTCTCTGTTCTTCCTGATGCTCGTCTACGAGATGAACCTGAGGAGGTGGTTCACATGGACACCGAGAAGGTAGTTACAGGTATCAGTCACAAGGAACTGCCGTCAATGTCTTCCAATGGTACTAATGGTATGACTGCCACCAAGcccaagctgcagaagcagaCACTTGATGAGTTCTTCGCTGATACTGTTGGGAGCGAAGACAGtagcgaggaggaggaatgCGACAgtgatgacgatgatggtgaggaggaagacgaggaggagaaagacgaggaggaagaagacgaggaggaagaagacgagggggaagaagacgaagaggaggaggaagacgagagCTCGGAAGAAGATTCATCTGACGACGATCAGCCTGCTTCCCAATCTCCAGTCCCCGCTTCTCAGTCCCTTCTTCATGAAGAAAACCCGTTCGCCAACAGCTAG
- a CDS encoding uncharacterized protein (Compare to YALI0B20702g, similar to uniprot|O74128 Yarrowia lipolytica ALK2) — protein MILLYVLAFLVSYLIFTRLRYRYQSYKLAQKWKCSPVRDVSSFPMAFPEFLFFFKSGKNNVLLDEFVNFFTKRQPNLTVGLVLAGNDVTVTLEPENLKALLATQFKDFCLGVRHNQLAPILGDGIFTLDGQGWQHSRAMLRPQFARDQVSDVDMIERHVQNLVRKIPQGDSFDIQGLFFNLTLDTATEFLFGQSVSCQTVDNPAEDDSTVTDMPIPMRKSFQSDFNLAQHHGGYRVRLQMFYWLWRPQELFTASKSVRKFVDHYVKKALVESEKEKQADDKYVFLTELAREVKSPQVLSDQALNILLAGRDTTASLLSWCIYLLARHPETWNKLRDEILSTFGSGSDLSLITFESLKRCEYLRFVINETLRLYPSVPVNVRYATRDTTLPRGGGPDESQPILIRKNSVLVYSVFATHRLKKFWGEDADEFRPERWGEGISRGWEYLPFNGGPRICLGQQYALTETSYVLTRIVQLFGTLENADASPEPPMKLHALTMCHLTGVHVKMSTNNLP, from the coding sequence ATGATTCTACTCTACGTCCTGGCCTTTCTGGTGTCTTACCTGATTTTCACCCGTCTTCGATATCGCTACCAGAGCTATAAGCTGGCCCAAAAGTGGAAATGTTCACCGGTGAGAGACGTCTCATCGTTTCCTATGGCTTTTCCTGagttcttgttcttcttcaagtCGGGCAAGAACAATGTCTTGTTAGACGAGTTTGtcaacttcttcaccaAACGACAACCAAACCTGACCGTGGGTCTGGTGCTGGCAGGCAATGATGTGACTGTTACACTAGAGCCTGAGAACCTCAAAGCCTTGCTGGCTACACAGTTCAAAGACTTTTGTTTAGGAGTCAGACACAACCAATTGGCCCCCATATTGGGTGACGGCATATTCACTCTTGATGGACAGGGTTGGCAACACTCCCGAGCCATGCTACGGCCACAGTTTGCCCGGGATCAAGTTTCGGACGTTGATATGATCGAACGACATGTCCAGAACCTGGTTCGCAAAATTCCACAGGGTGATTCATTTGACATCCAAGGGCTTTTCTTTAACTTGACGCTCGATACAGCCACAGAGTTTCTCTTTGGTCAGTCTGTGAGCTGCCAGACGGTGGACAATCCAGCTGAAGATGACTCTACTGTGACTGACATGCCCATTCCTATGCGAAAATCATTCCAATCAGATTTCAATCTCGCTCAACACCATGGGGGTTACAGAGTGCGTCTTCAAATGTTTtactggctctggagaccACAGGAGCTGTTTACGGCCAGCAAAAGTGTCCGCAAGTTCGTGGACCATTacgtcaagaaggctctTGTTGAAAGCGAGAAGGAAAAGCAGGCTGATGACAAGTATGTATTTCTCACAGAGCTGGCTCGTGAGGTCAAATCTCCACAGGTTCTGAGTGACCAGGCCCTAAACATTCTTCTGGCAGGAAGAGACACCACGGCTTCTCTATTGTCTTGGTGCATCTACTTGTTAGCCAGACACCCTGAAACTTGGAACAAGCTGAGAGACGAAATTCTGAGCACTTTTGGTTCTGGCTCGGACCTGTCTCTCATCACTTTTGAGTCTCTAAAGAGATGCGAGTACCTACGATTCGTCATCAATGAAACACTCAGATTGTATCCTTCAGTCCCCGTCAATGTTCGCTACGCAACACGTGACACAACACTACCTAGAGGAGGGGGACCGGACGAGAGCCAACCAATTCTCATCAGAAAGAACTCTGTACTCGTCTACAGTGTGTTCGCGACCCATCGTCTGAAAAAGTTCTGGGGCGAAGATGCAGACGAGTTCCGACCTGAACGATGGGGAGAGGGCATATCACGAGGATGGGAGTACTTGCCGTTCAACGGAGGGCCCAGAATCTGTCTGGGCCAACAATACGCATTGACAGAGACCAGCTATGTACTGACTCGAATCGTGCAGCTGTTCGGCACTCTGGAGAACGCAGACGCCAGTCCAGAACCCCCCATGAAACTACATGCTCTAACCATGTGCCATCTGACCGGAGTCCACGTTAAAATGAGCACAAATAACTTACCGTGA